A genomic region of Ferroacidibacillus organovorans contains the following coding sequences:
- the istA gene encoding IS21 family transposase, protein MHHIRNILRLSFEAHLSNRAIASSIGVSHSTVKDILERFQFSGLSWPLPDSLDAQALEAALYVKPIGRPSDKPEPDYLYVHKELRRKGVTLQLLWAEYREQYPKGYQYSQFCVRYRQWAKTTDRSLRQTHIAGEKCFVDYAGLTLEIVDPETGEIKPGHLFVAVLGASNFTFAEVHPAQDLASFVGGHVRAFAFFGGVPALLVPDNLKAAVTEANRYESLLNQTYQEMANHYGAAILPTRPRKPKDKAKVEVAVQIAERWILAVLRNRTFFSIAEANTAVHELLERLNDHPFQKLEGTRRSLFAITDQRALKALPKEPYEFALWHRARVYTDCHIEYKRSFYSVPHRLVRQEVDVRITERIVTVFHKHVEVARHSRSRVPGERKTTIEHLPKAHQKHLEWTPDRLIAWGRSLGPNTGMLVERILDAKPHPEMGYRSCLGLLSLSKRYPTDRLEAAVERALNLHAPTYRSVRSILDKGLDRIPLTIEAEEVTPLQHANIRGSQYYARHVVH, encoded by the coding sequence GTAAAAGACATCTTGGAGCGGTTTCAGTTCTCGGGCTTATCCTGGCCGCTGCCCGATTCACTTGACGCGCAGGCACTTGAAGCGGCTCTCTATGTCAAGCCCATCGGTCGCCCATCCGACAAGCCAGAGCCGGATTACCTCTACGTGCACAAAGAGTTGCGACGCAAGGGCGTCACGCTCCAATTGCTGTGGGCCGAGTACAGGGAGCAGTATCCTAAAGGCTATCAATACAGCCAATTTTGCGTACGGTATCGTCAATGGGCAAAAACAACCGATCGCTCATTACGGCAAACGCATATCGCCGGTGAGAAATGCTTTGTGGACTACGCCGGGCTGACGCTCGAAATCGTCGATCCTGAGACGGGAGAAATCAAGCCAGGGCATCTCTTTGTCGCGGTGTTAGGCGCGAGCAACTTCACGTTTGCTGAAGTGCATCCCGCGCAGGATTTGGCATCCTTTGTGGGCGGGCATGTGCGGGCATTTGCCTTTTTCGGCGGTGTCCCGGCGCTGTTGGTTCCTGACAATCTTAAAGCGGCCGTCACAGAAGCGAATCGTTATGAGTCTCTTTTGAATCAGACGTACCAAGAAATGGCGAATCACTATGGGGCGGCCATCCTTCCTACGAGACCTCGAAAACCCAAGGATAAGGCAAAAGTAGAAGTCGCAGTCCAGATTGCTGAGCGTTGGATTTTGGCCGTTTTACGAAACCGCACCTTTTTTTCCATCGCTGAGGCGAATACCGCTGTGCATGAATTACTGGAACGGCTCAATGATCATCCCTTTCAAAAACTTGAGGGCACGCGTCGATCCCTGTTTGCCATCACAGATCAACGTGCCCTCAAAGCGTTGCCGAAAGAACCGTATGAATTCGCTCTTTGGCACCGCGCCCGCGTTTACACCGACTGCCACATCGAATACAAACGCTCCTTCTACAGTGTACCGCATCGCCTGGTCCGTCAAGAGGTGGACGTGCGGATCACCGAACGGATCGTCACGGTCTTTCACAAGCACGTTGAGGTGGCGCGACACTCGCGTAGTCGGGTTCCTGGTGAGCGAAAAACGACGATCGAACATCTGCCAAAAGCCCACCAAAAACACCTCGAATGGACACCGGACCGGCTCATCGCATGGGGTCGATCCCTTGGCCCGAATACGGGCATGCTCGTCGAGCGAATCCTTGACGCCAAGCCGCATCCCGAGATGGGATACCGTTCCTGTCTCGGACTTTTGAGCCTGAGCAAGCGTTATCCAACGGATCGATTGGAGGCAGCGGTCGAGCGAGCGTTAAACCTGCATGCTCCGACGTATCGCAGTGTTCGCTCCATTCTGGATAAGGGGTTGGATCGAATTCCACTGACGATCGAAGCGGAGGAGGTGACGCCGCTGCAGCATGCGAACATTCGCGGAAGCCAGTATTACGCCCGCCACGTCGTGCACTGA